The Caulifigura coniformis genome includes a region encoding these proteins:
- a CDS encoding FHA domain-containing protein, whose product MSSAARITVMAGPDEGRSFDVVQELAHIGRDADAQIVLTDPAVARHQASIARRGGRFALFTPFDGGAHVDGAAVPADRWVWLPSMADIQLGDETRVRFEAATNGNGVTTELDLAPDATPAAPEPAGAAPPAPKDGSSSTARRRRKKGESKRQVARFSVDAEGAPVVQLGADGRLPEFHLSDTPAPESEQQADAGVRPWLAIVAVVASGILSLALMLWTPQTGAPAGHSTRAAREALTGFYGKDGADLTPYQKLLRQAAVEHSQGRFREERRQYLRVLDLLNSWDATNPRNLNGLTGRQTGRGKNSDRELRELLETLVATP is encoded by the coding sequence ATGTCATCCGCCGCTCGGATCACTGTCATGGCCGGCCCCGATGAGGGGCGGTCGTTCGACGTGGTCCAGGAGCTGGCCCACATCGGACGCGACGCGGACGCCCAGATCGTTCTGACCGATCCCGCTGTTGCGAGGCATCAGGCCAGCATCGCCCGCCGAGGAGGTCGATTCGCACTCTTCACTCCCTTCGACGGCGGCGCCCATGTCGACGGAGCGGCCGTTCCGGCCGACCGCTGGGTCTGGCTCCCGTCCATGGCCGACATCCAGCTCGGGGACGAAACCCGCGTCCGGTTCGAGGCAGCGACGAATGGGAACGGCGTGACGACCGAACTGGATCTCGCCCCCGATGCCACCCCCGCGGCGCCCGAACCGGCCGGAGCCGCTCCTCCCGCACCGAAAGATGGTTCCTCCTCCACGGCTCGCCGCCGCCGCAAGAAGGGCGAAAGCAAGCGCCAGGTTGCGCGGTTCTCGGTGGATGCCGAAGGAGCCCCCGTCGTTCAACTCGGGGCGGATGGCAGGCTTCCCGAGTTCCACCTCTCCGACACGCCGGCCCCCGAATCGGAACAGCAGGCGGACGCGGGTGTTCGTCCCTGGTTGGCCATCGTCGCCGTCGTCGCCAGTGGCATCCTCTCGCTCGCTCTGATGCTGTGGACTCCCCAGACCGGAGCCCCGGCCGGACATTCCACCCGTGCCGCCCGCGAGGCGTTGACCGGCTTCTACGGCAAGGACGGGGCCGATCTCACCCCGTATCAGAAGCTCCTCCGCCAGGCCGCCGTGGAACATTCCCAGGGGCGTTTCCGCGAAGAGCGGAGGCAGTATCTCCGGGTCCTCGACCTTCTGAACTCCTGGGACGCCACGAATCCGCGCAACCTCAACGGCCTGACCGGCCGGCAGACTGGCCGTGGAAAAAACAGCGACCGGGAACTCCGTGAGCTGCTCGAAACGCTTGTGGCCACGCCGTAA
- a CDS encoding MFS transporter yields the protein MQNHQATERARTPPLLLIILAYTGFVSLGLPDAVIGVAWPSVRDRFGLQQGTVGFLFIATSASYFVSSFFAGRLTRRLGIGLLLAASTGLVASAMFGFAVAPAWLLFLSSALLHGLGSGAIDAGLNGYAAHSLSARHMNWLHACYCLGAMLGPFLMTAVLSGGRPYQLGYIVVGSTLGTLALLFLMTREKWGTAKAEDHPHDAVSSWSALSNLSVLMSMAVFFLNTGLEATFSQWTYTVLTESRRVDPAVAGVAVGLFWGFLGMGRVVFGLVADRLGIDRLLRWSLTGAAIGAVVFALPLGAGGAYFGLALGGLGLAPVFPCLMTRTPQRLGTRLSAHAVGFQVGAAMIGAAAVPGVVGFIAQTLGLAVVPAAIIGIAGADLLCHELLVRRTGLASAAPSPVS from the coding sequence ATGCAGAATCATCAGGCGACGGAACGTGCGCGGACGCCTCCGCTGCTGCTGATCATTCTGGCGTATACCGGGTTTGTCAGTCTTGGGCTGCCGGATGCCGTGATCGGCGTGGCCTGGCCGTCCGTTCGCGATCGTTTCGGATTGCAGCAGGGAACCGTTGGCTTCCTCTTCATCGCCACGAGCGCCAGCTATTTCGTTTCCAGCTTCTTCGCCGGACGCCTGACCCGTCGTCTTGGAATCGGACTCCTGCTGGCTGCAAGCACAGGGCTGGTCGCGAGCGCCATGTTTGGCTTCGCCGTGGCGCCGGCGTGGTTGTTGTTCCTGAGTTCGGCGCTACTGCATGGACTTGGCTCAGGCGCGATTGACGCGGGCCTGAACGGGTATGCGGCGCACTCGCTCTCCGCGCGCCATATGAACTGGCTGCACGCCTGCTATTGCCTCGGGGCAATGCTGGGGCCGTTTCTGATGACGGCCGTTCTCAGCGGCGGCCGCCCATATCAGCTGGGGTACATCGTGGTCGGATCCACTTTGGGGACGCTGGCGCTCCTGTTTCTCATGACTCGCGAGAAATGGGGGACGGCGAAGGCTGAAGACCATCCTCACGACGCCGTCAGTTCCTGGTCGGCGTTGAGCAACCTGAGTGTGCTGATGTCGATGGCGGTGTTCTTCCTGAACACCGGCCTGGAAGCCACGTTCTCCCAATGGACCTACACCGTTCTGACCGAGTCTCGCCGTGTCGATCCGGCCGTGGCCGGCGTGGCGGTCGGATTGTTCTGGGGATTTCTCGGGATGGGACGCGTGGTTTTCGGACTGGTGGCCGATCGCCTTGGGATTGATCGGCTGCTTCGCTGGAGCCTGACGGGGGCAGCCATCGGCGCTGTCGTGTTCGCGTTGCCTCTCGGGGCCGGCGGGGCCTACTTCGGCCTGGCGCTGGGGGGATTGGGGCTGGCTCCTGTCTTTCCGTGCCTGATGACCCGGACCCCTCAGCGCCTGGGAACCCGGCTGTCCGCGCATGCAGTCGGATTTCAGGTCGGTGCAGCGATGATCGGCGCTGCGGCGGTGCCGGGCGTAGTCGGCTTCATTGCGCAGACGCTTGGCCTGGCCGTCGTGCCGGCAGCGATCATCGGGATCGCCGGGGCCGATCTGCTGTGCCATGAACTGCTGGTGCGGCGAACAGGGCTTGCGTCGGCGGCTCCGTCTCCGGTTTCGTAA
- a CDS encoding acetyltransferase — protein MTKSLVICGAGGHAKVVADVARSAGWTVAGFVDDLHPERAGEAFFGSQILDANQVFQGSMPAIALGIGDCAARLRRATELLDLGCPAPVLVHPRAIVASSAQVGPGTQVIAGAVLNPDARLGTAVIINTGATVDHDCVIGDGVHLAPGVHLAGNVTVGERTLIGIGSVVKPGIRIGRDCVIGAGSVVVEDLPDGAIAYGVPARIQRNR, from the coding sequence ATGACGAAATCGCTGGTGATCTGCGGCGCGGGAGGACACGCGAAGGTGGTCGCCGATGTCGCCCGCAGCGCGGGCTGGACGGTGGCCGGGTTCGTCGACGACCTCCACCCGGAGAGAGCCGGCGAAGCGTTTTTTGGTTCGCAGATCCTGGATGCGAACCAGGTCTTCCAGGGCAGCATGCCGGCCATTGCGCTCGGCATTGGAGACTGCGCGGCGCGGTTGCGGCGGGCGACGGAACTTCTGGATCTCGGGTGCCCGGCCCCGGTGCTGGTGCATCCACGGGCCATTGTCGCGTCCTCGGCCCAGGTCGGACCGGGCACGCAGGTGATCGCGGGGGCGGTCCTCAATCCCGACGCCCGGCTCGGAACCGCGGTCATCATCAACACCGGGGCGACCGTCGATCACGACTGCGTGATCGGCGACGGAGTGCACCTGGCTCCGGGGGTGCATCTCGCGGGGAACGTCACCGTCGGTGAACGCACGCTGATCGGCATCGGCTCGGTGGTGAAGCCGGGGATCCGCATCGGCCGCGACTGCGTCATCGGGGCCGGATCGGTCGTCGTGGAGGATCTGCCTGATGGGGCAATCGCCTACGGTGTTCCCGCGCGGATCCAGCGGAACCGGTAG
- a CDS encoding DUF1501 domain-containing protein — protein sequence MLTMFGKRTPMCDRLSRRQFLSIGGLALGGLALPQFLRAEGSSGVNGHGKGVIMIYLPGGPPHLDMWDPKPTAPAEIRGEFESIATKVPGLEISEMFPRMASMADRMTFIRSIVGASGEHYAFQCLTGHTTQNQPAGGRPALGSVLSRVYGSRDPAVPAYVGLSPKMGHMPWADNGQPGFLGVAHAPFMPQGEGKDDMVLKGITLDRLNDRKQVLASFDRFRRDVDAKGQMEGLDAFSQQAFGILTSSKLADALNVELEDPQLRDRYGRGFNVNRDDGGPRLLDNFLVARRLIEAGARCVTLSFSRWDWHNNNFGQAREDMPMLDQAVTALLEDLEMRGMLNDVSVVVWGEFGRTPKINNEGGRDHWPQVSTALLAGGGMRHGQVIGATNRLGEYATERPVHFQEVFATLYKALGIDVETTTFEDLQGRPQFLVDHAKYGPMKELV from the coding sequence ATGTTGACGATGTTCGGCAAGCGGACGCCGATGTGCGATCGGCTGTCCCGCAGGCAGTTTCTTTCGATCGGCGGTCTCGCGCTCGGCGGACTGGCCCTCCCGCAGTTTCTTCGCGCGGAAGGGAGCTCCGGCGTGAACGGTCACGGCAAGGGGGTCATCATGATCTACCTTCCCGGAGGCCCTCCGCACCTCGATATGTGGGACCCCAAGCCCACAGCGCCCGCTGAGATCCGCGGCGAATTCGAGTCGATCGCCACGAAGGTCCCCGGCCTCGAAATCTCCGAAATGTTTCCCCGGATGGCCTCGATGGCCGACCGGATGACGTTCATTCGCTCGATCGTCGGCGCCAGCGGCGAACACTACGCCTTCCAGTGCCTCACGGGGCACACCACCCAGAACCAACCCGCTGGCGGACGTCCTGCCCTGGGTTCGGTGCTCTCCCGCGTCTACGGCTCGCGAGACCCGGCCGTCCCCGCTTACGTCGGCCTTTCGCCGAAGATGGGGCATATGCCCTGGGCCGATAATGGCCAGCCCGGATTCCTCGGCGTGGCCCACGCTCCGTTCATGCCCCAGGGAGAGGGGAAGGACGACATGGTCCTGAAAGGGATCACGCTCGACCGTCTGAATGACCGCAAGCAGGTTCTGGCGTCGTTCGATCGTTTCCGACGTGATGTCGATGCGAAGGGGCAGATGGAGGGCCTCGATGCGTTCAGTCAGCAGGCGTTCGGAATCCTGACGTCGAGCAAGCTCGCCGATGCGCTCAACGTCGAACTGGAGGACCCCCAGCTCAGGGACCGGTATGGCCGCGGGTTCAACGTGAACCGTGACGACGGCGGCCCGCGGCTTCTCGACAACTTTCTTGTGGCGCGTCGGCTCATCGAGGCCGGCGCCCGCTGCGTGACTCTTTCTTTCAGCCGCTGGGACTGGCACAACAACAATTTCGGCCAGGCCCGCGAAGACATGCCGATGCTCGACCAGGCCGTCACGGCGCTGCTCGAAGACCTCGAGATGCGCGGCATGCTCAACGATGTCTCGGTCGTGGTGTGGGGCGAATTCGGCCGCACCCCGAAGATCAATAACGAAGGGGGCCGCGACCACTGGCCGCAGGTCTCGACGGCCCTCCTCGCCGGCGGCGGAATGCGGCATGGCCAGGTGATCGGCGCGACGAATCGGCTTGGCGAATACGCGACGGAACGCCCCGTTCATTTCCAGGAAGTCTTCGCGACGCTGTACAAGGCGCTTGGTATCGACGTCGAGACGACGACCTTCGAAGACCTGCAGGGACGACCGCAGTTCCTCGTGGACCACGCGAAATACGGTCCGATGAAGGAGCTGGTTTAA
- a CDS encoding low affinity iron permease family protein, producing MHRHSLFNRMTKWAAKAAGHPVAFCAAVALVIGWALTGPLFGFSETWQLVINTGTTIVTFLMVFLIQSAQNRDSAAVQIKLDELIRAMEGARNTLLDLEELDEKDLEKLRARFEALAEADRCKTQQSSRNPAAPE from the coding sequence ATGCATCGTCACTCCCTGTTCAACCGGATGACCAAATGGGCCGCCAAGGCAGCGGGCCATCCGGTCGCGTTTTGCGCGGCCGTCGCCCTCGTGATCGGCTGGGCGTTGACCGGGCCGCTCTTCGGATTCAGCGAGACCTGGCAGCTCGTCATCAACACCGGAACGACGATCGTCACGTTCCTGATGGTGTTCCTGATCCAGAGCGCCCAGAACCGCGACAGCGCGGCCGTGCAGATCAAGCTCGATGAACTGATCCGCGCGATGGAGGGAGCGCGGAACACCCTCCTGGATCTCGAAGAGCTGGATGAAAAAGATCTCGAAAAATTGCGGGCCCGGTTCGAGGCCCTGGCGGAGGCTGACCGTTGCAAAACGCAACAGTCATCGCGTAACCCGGCCGCTCCGGAGTGA
- a CDS encoding outer membrane protein assembly factor BamB family protein: protein MVVRAILSLIVALAGAFPFSAIGQDESRDQLLRYALQVDIDDEARAQFVASETELARGDLLTAVSRWRAMLDSAQPAGLVPYRGALMSTPTAIAALIDQQPEAIRLEYVRITEPLANRALAEAVGKEDIDALWRVVDRFPHTTAALEACEQIASRTFDAGDFLACSIAVDRWLDASNDPRKAVERLPQMAAWRRLSLLALGETAVADSGWTEWAAILPNDLRTAVARLEPVDAATVASAEPVSDVAEVLPSDDVLWSSTSSDETHEPAWDRMMRDFEKLAQPLFMVGRPVVGDGFLLIEGASARRLKTADGTTEWKRRSPTDPASAGHEAMDAFREALGESISSRSMIDGDREFSVRPLESNRPRVVIADQIDVSALADGRRIEAIREFSDPAGGPPRAAKVLAPPRLGHGQLYTLTEAGGQLVLNSLDPETFVNRWGTRLGDAGLNLVADHRRSWMPAQIETSGRSVRCATGNGGLASVDPRTGRLEWVHRSEREDWRGAGLPPVAGPMSSHSPRFRTWTGWREPLLALMDDLVIWVGPESEAITALDRITGEVRWQRPRENGLAVLQRHETLLVIRSDAVQRLNPVDGAVIWSTPIIQPAGAGAFAGGWYVQPLRSGGAAALRLEDGALTRSVAWDSEIAGQRPKTLDELRSLTWTPAGIVVRTPRGLALHRTVAAQREASPEKANTPQWLAAAGQLAAAEKLLREQTAPAGRWRHTFRLIARETAAGEFHPIPAPIGRTPAPPRFDDVDEALAAFLLDRRPETALDLLEQISLAGLSERWVESNRRLSRRIRADLLVVATLLPPAVPGSQGFTSVPPAMRGRLDELLNRVGAARPDEVERLLDLLRRTDWGAARTLDRLQASPALDTRGRARQRLALLSLEGLGGDVGPRAAELERALRPVAASIPAWPSKEPVLASVRSWNIAVDQWPVWFEPQAPGELDRLSIAVKLTGHNRGITGMGVHFSGAGQDRPWAIDLPKTERSLQSSDYRQSIGIGPLVLLQSGTGLHGLLPFNAAGERGASKLWDVPWIDAWGDVATYSVSFLPRLSDSAPGRHPLDLDEFGRPLAQLGPVTASNLYYREFGRLVCCETATGRRMWDRDAFDPDAFAVADHTALVVVSPSRKRIETLDPLDGSLLATRELGFSGGELRTTVGTTAILRSGAIAGTIADPAAGDEPSGLAAVELESGTLLWKAPIDPRAVEFKVGSRLIGAAGPDAIQLFRPSDGTEMARVAISPPGEIADVYAVDDPFALMICVFGPPAVEQLRPPLMFLGNRRRPYANGTVYGLDPHTFELKWSIPLEKSVFPLDQPRDIPLLVINDAVLRGPELREDRIRCFDKRTGRQVGNDLQGELVGSTGLVVERSQSDGWVEVRTSRGIFRFEFPAAGP from the coding sequence GTGGTTGTCCGAGCAATCCTGTCCCTGATCGTCGCCCTGGCGGGAGCCTTCCCGTTTTCGGCGATCGGGCAGGACGAATCTCGCGACCAGCTGCTGCGTTACGCGTTGCAGGTCGATATCGACGATGAGGCGCGGGCGCAGTTCGTGGCCTCGGAAACCGAGCTGGCCCGCGGAGACCTCCTGACCGCTGTCTCGCGCTGGCGGGCGATGCTCGATTCGGCACAGCCGGCCGGACTCGTTCCGTACCGCGGTGCGCTGATGTCGACGCCCACCGCGATCGCTGCACTCATCGACCAGCAGCCGGAAGCCATCCGGCTGGAATACGTGCGGATCACGGAACCGCTGGCCAATCGAGCGCTGGCGGAGGCTGTCGGAAAAGAAGACATCGACGCTCTCTGGCGCGTGGTCGACCGCTTTCCGCACACGACCGCTGCCCTGGAAGCCTGCGAACAGATCGCGTCGCGCACCTTCGACGCAGGCGACTTCCTCGCCTGCAGCATCGCTGTCGACCGCTGGCTCGATGCCTCGAACGATCCACGAAAGGCCGTCGAACGCCTTCCTCAGATGGCCGCATGGAGGCGGTTGTCGCTCCTCGCGCTGGGGGAGACCGCGGTCGCCGACTCGGGATGGACGGAGTGGGCTGCCATTCTTCCGAATGACCTCAGGACGGCCGTCGCACGCCTCGAGCCAGTCGACGCAGCGACTGTCGCGTCCGCCGAGCCGGTCTCCGATGTCGCAGAGGTCCTTCCTTCCGATGACGTGCTTTGGTCTTCGACCTCGTCCGATGAAACGCACGAGCCGGCGTGGGACCGCATGATGCGCGACTTCGAAAAGCTGGCCCAGCCGCTGTTCATGGTCGGGCGTCCCGTCGTTGGCGACGGTTTCCTGCTGATCGAAGGGGCGTCGGCCCGACGCCTCAAGACAGCTGACGGAACGACGGAGTGGAAGCGGCGCAGCCCGACCGACCCGGCGTCCGCAGGCCACGAAGCGATGGATGCCTTTCGTGAGGCTCTGGGCGAATCGATCAGCAGCCGGTCGATGATCGACGGCGATCGCGAGTTCTCGGTCCGGCCGCTGGAGTCGAATCGGCCGCGCGTCGTGATTGCCGACCAGATCGACGTGAGCGCGCTGGCGGATGGCCGGCGAATCGAGGCAATTCGCGAATTCTCGGATCCCGCGGGTGGTCCGCCCCGGGCGGCGAAAGTCCTCGCACCTCCGCGGCTGGGGCACGGCCAGCTGTACACCCTCACCGAAGCCGGTGGCCAGCTTGTTTTGAACTCGCTCGATCCAGAGACCTTTGTGAACCGATGGGGGACGCGGCTCGGAGACGCCGGGCTCAACCTCGTCGCCGATCATCGTCGCAGCTGGATGCCGGCCCAGATCGAAACCAGTGGCCGGAGCGTTCGCTGCGCAACGGGGAACGGTGGGCTCGCTTCCGTCGATCCTCGCACCGGAAGACTGGAATGGGTCCACCGCAGTGAGCGCGAAGACTGGCGAGGGGCCGGGCTGCCGCCGGTCGCCGGACCGATGTCGTCGCACTCTCCACGGTTTCGGACGTGGACCGGATGGCGGGAGCCCCTGCTGGCCTTGATGGACGACCTCGTGATCTGGGTCGGCCCGGAATCCGAAGCCATCACAGCTCTCGATCGGATCACCGGGGAAGTTCGCTGGCAGAGGCCGCGCGAGAACGGGCTGGCGGTCCTGCAACGCCACGAGACGCTCCTCGTCATCCGCTCGGATGCGGTACAGCGACTCAATCCTGTCGATGGCGCCGTCATCTGGTCGACGCCGATCATCCAGCCGGCCGGCGCGGGGGCGTTCGCAGGTGGTTGGTACGTTCAGCCCCTTCGCAGTGGCGGCGCCGCGGCCCTGCGGCTCGAGGATGGAGCGTTGACGCGAAGCGTCGCGTGGGATTCGGAGATCGCCGGGCAACGGCCGAAGACGCTCGATGAACTGCGAAGTCTCACCTGGACCCCCGCGGGGATCGTCGTCCGCACCCCCCGCGGCCTCGCACTTCACAGAACAGTCGCCGCGCAGCGCGAAGCCTCGCCCGAAAAGGCGAACACTCCCCAGTGGCTCGCCGCCGCAGGACAACTGGCTGCGGCCGAAAAACTGCTCAGGGAGCAAACGGCCCCCGCCGGGCGCTGGCGACACACATTCCGGTTGATTGCCCGTGAAACGGCGGCCGGCGAGTTTCATCCCATCCCCGCCCCCATTGGCCGGACACCTGCGCCGCCTCGTTTCGACGACGTCGATGAAGCGCTCGCAGCGTTTCTGCTCGATCGCCGGCCCGAGACGGCGCTCGACCTCCTGGAGCAGATTTCCCTCGCCGGACTTTCGGAACGCTGGGTCGAATCGAATCGCAGGCTCAGCCGTCGGATACGGGCCGATCTGCTCGTCGTCGCGACCCTCCTGCCGCCCGCGGTTCCAGGCTCTCAGGGATTCACTTCGGTTCCGCCCGCCATGCGCGGCCGGCTGGACGAACTGCTGAATCGCGTCGGAGCGGCGCGGCCGGACGAAGTGGAAAGGTTGCTCGATCTGCTGCGACGGACTGACTGGGGAGCGGCAAGAACACTGGATCGACTTCAGGCGTCGCCTGCACTCGACACGCGCGGACGGGCGCGACAGCGACTCGCCCTGCTGTCGCTGGAAGGGCTCGGCGGCGATGTCGGACCTCGGGCCGCCGAACTCGAGCGCGCTCTCCGACCTGTCGCGGCATCCATCCCCGCGTGGCCGTCGAAAGAGCCGGTGCTCGCCTCGGTCCGCTCGTGGAACATTGCCGTCGACCAGTGGCCCGTCTGGTTCGAGCCCCAGGCTCCCGGGGAACTCGATCGCCTCTCCATCGCCGTGAAGCTCACGGGCCACAACAGAGGCATCACCGGAATGGGAGTTCACTTTTCCGGGGCCGGGCAGGATCGCCCCTGGGCCATCGATTTGCCGAAGACGGAGCGGTCGCTCCAGTCGTCGGACTATCGGCAGTCCATCGGAATCGGGCCGCTGGTGTTGCTCCAGTCGGGGACGGGACTTCACGGACTTCTCCCCTTCAACGCGGCCGGAGAGCGCGGGGCGTCGAAGCTTTGGGACGTTCCCTGGATCGACGCCTGGGGCGACGTCGCGACTTACAGCGTCAGTTTTCTTCCAAGGCTCTCCGACAGCGCGCCGGGCCGGCATCCGCTCGATCTCGATGAATTCGGCCGGCCGCTCGCCCAACTGGGACCGGTGACCGCCTCGAACCTGTATTACCGCGAATTCGGTCGCCTCGTGTGCTGCGAGACGGCGACCGGGCGCCGGATGTGGGATCGCGATGCATTCGACCCCGACGCCTTCGCCGTGGCGGATCACACTGCGTTGGTCGTCGTCTCTCCGTCACGGAAGCGAATCGAGACGCTCGATCCTTTGGACGGTTCACTGCTGGCCACGCGCGAGCTCGGCTTTTCCGGAGGGGAGCTGCGAACGACGGTCGGGACGACCGCGATCCTTCGCAGCGGCGCGATCGCTGGAACGATCGCAGACCCCGCGGCGGGCGATGAGCCTTCGGGACTGGCGGCGGTGGAGCTCGAGAGCGGCACCCTCCTTTGGAAGGCCCCAATCGATCCGCGTGCCGTGGAGTTCAAGGTCGGCTCGAGGCTTATCGGAGCGGCTGGGCCTGATGCGATCCAGCTGTTCCGGCCATCGGATGGCACGGAGATGGCCCGGGTCGCGATCTCGCCACCGGGAGAAATTGCGGATGTCTATGCCGTGGACGATCCCTTCGCCCTGATGATCTGCGTCTTCGGCCCGCCGGCGGTCGAGCAGCTGCGGCCTCCGTTGATGTTCCTCGGCAATCGACGCCGGCCCTACGCCAACGGCACCGTGTACGGACTCGACCCGCACACGTTCGAGCTGAAGTGGTCGATCCCGCTGGAGAAGTCGGTGTTCCCGCTCGATCAGCCGCGCGACATTCCACTGCTGGTCATCAACGACGCCGTGCTCCGGGGCCCCGAGCTCCGTGAAGACCGGATCCGCTGTTTCGACAAGCGGACCGGGCGCCAGGTCGGAAACGATTTGCAGGGTGAACTCGTCGGCTCCACAGGGCTGGTCGTCGAACGGAGCCAATCGGACGGATGGGTCGAGGTCCGGACTTCCAGGGGGATCTTCCGTTTCGAATTCCCCGCCGCCGGCCCCTGA
- a CDS encoding YceH family protein: MSDDVLSPDDAPTGPRELSRPQRRVLGVLIEKAFTTPDQYPLTLKAATSGCNQKSNRDPVVNYSEEQLQRFLDELRAQGLVAVVHTESGRTERFRHYARKAYPFTEPQLAIMGELLLRGRQQPGELRTRASRMVPIDSQEQLRAELGSLLDRGYIQANGPLDRRGVEVDHNFYQADEARTLAPGSFTTSEPPNEMVEERSRPAPASTPAAGVDLSPLEDRITALEATVSELSESLHALRRELGVH; the protein is encoded by the coding sequence ATGTCTGACGATGTTCTTTCGCCCGATGACGCTCCGACGGGACCGCGCGAACTGTCTCGGCCCCAGCGGCGAGTGCTCGGCGTCCTGATTGAAAAGGCGTTCACAACCCCCGACCAGTACCCGCTGACCCTCAAGGCGGCGACCTCCGGTTGCAATCAGAAAAGCAATCGCGACCCGGTCGTGAACTACAGCGAAGAGCAGCTGCAACGGTTCCTGGACGAACTGCGGGCCCAGGGACTCGTGGCCGTCGTGCATACCGAAAGCGGGCGCACCGAACGCTTCCGGCACTACGCCCGCAAGGCCTATCCCTTCACCGAGCCGCAGCTGGCAATCATGGGAGAGCTGCTGCTCCGCGGCCGGCAGCAGCCGGGCGAACTGCGCACCCGCGCCAGCCGGATGGTCCCGATCGATTCCCAGGAGCAGCTGCGGGCCGAACTCGGCTCGCTCCTCGATCGCGGCTACATCCAGGCAAACGGTCCGCTCGACCGGCGGGGCGTCGAAGTCGACCACAACTTCTATCAGGCCGATGAAGCGCGGACGCTCGCTCCCGGGTCGTTCACGACCTCGGAACCGCCGAACGAAATGGTCGAGGAACGATCCAGGCCAGCGCCCGCGTCGACGCCGGCCGCGGGCGTCGATCTCTCACCGCTGGAAGATCGCATCACAGCGCTCGAGGCGACGGTCAGCGAACTGAGCGAAAGCCTGCATGCGCTGCGACGTGAACTGGGAGTGCATTGA
- a CDS encoding SDR family NAD(P)-dependent oxidoreductase, translating into MLPGIKQFRLDGKVAIVTGGSKGLGLAMAEGIASAGGAVALVSRHVEEAAAAAEQITKEYGTRAIGIGADVTENDAVKRMVDRTIGQLGRIDILVNNAGINIRGPIDELTYDEFRQVQEINVNGPWLCARAVVPFLKDQKWGRIINLASTLGVVGLANRTPYATSKGAVVQFTRALALELAPFNITCNAICPGPFLTAMNEPIAHTEEAKKFIVGAVALNRWGKVEEIQGAAIFLASDASSFVTGSLLTVDGGWTAR; encoded by the coding sequence ATGCTCCCCGGAATCAAACAGTTTCGCCTGGACGGCAAGGTGGCCATCGTCACCGGCGGTTCGAAGGGGCTTGGGCTGGCCATGGCTGAAGGGATCGCTTCGGCGGGAGGTGCGGTTGCGCTCGTGAGCCGGCATGTCGAGGAAGCGGCCGCGGCGGCGGAGCAGATCACAAAGGAATACGGGACGCGCGCCATCGGCATCGGCGCGGACGTGACCGAGAACGATGCGGTCAAACGGATGGTCGACCGGACGATCGGCCAACTGGGGCGGATCGACATTCTCGTCAACAACGCCGGGATCAATATCCGCGGACCGATTGACGAACTGACCTACGACGAGTTCCGGCAGGTGCAGGAGATCAATGTCAACGGGCCGTGGCTGTGCGCCCGCGCTGTCGTTCCGTTTCTCAAGGACCAGAAGTGGGGACGGATCATCAACCTGGCCAGCACGCTGGGCGTGGTCGGGCTTGCAAACCGGACTCCGTATGCCACGAGCAAAGGGGCCGTGGTGCAGTTCACCCGGGCGCTAGCGCTGGAACTGGCGCCGTTCAACATTACGTGCAACGCGATCTGTCCGGGGCCATTCCTGACGGCGATGAACGAGCCGATCGCGCACACCGAGGAAGCGAAGAAATTCATCGTCGGCGCGGTGGCGCTGAACCGCTGGGGGAAGGTGGAAGAGATCCAGGGGGCGGCGATTTTCCTGGCATCCGATGCGTCCAGCTTCGTGACCGGCAGCCTGCTCACTGTGGATGGCGGATGGACGGCCCGTTGA